DNA sequence from the Dromaius novaehollandiae isolate bDroNov1 chromosome 36, bDroNov1.hap1, whole genome shotgun sequence genome:
TTAAACGCGCCGAGGCCGCTCGCGCGCCACCGCCTGTCCCCACCGAGGCGGGGACGTGGCTCACCTAGGACCTGGCCCGCGATCATCCTGCCGTCCTCGCCCGCCACGGCGGCGCGGGCGTTTCGCTCGTTGACATACTGCACGAAGGCGAAGCCCTTGTGCACGGAGCAGCCCACGATCTTGCCGTACTTGGAGAAGATGGCCTCCACGTCGCTCTTCTTCACCACCAGCGTGTTGAGGTTGCCGATGAAGACGCGCGAGTTCATGGAGCGCGGGTCGGTCTTGTTGGTGACGTTGCTGGCCATAGCTCACGGGCAGCGAGGACCTGCTGAGGGAGGCAGATGCGGTCAGAGAAGCGGcagcccccacccccaaaaaaagaaagacccaAATCGCCTGCAGTCCCCCTAGCCACAGCCAGGTCCTTTCTCCATCACCCAGCTCCGCCGCGGGCCACAACGCTGCTCTGCCTCCAATCCAGCCGAGGAGAAACGACCTGCTTGTGGCTAGTCTCGGCCTCCCGCACGCGGGCACGCAGCTAAACGGAATGGCGAGAGGCGTTTGGAGCGCCACCGATTCCCCCCAGCTTCTCCCCAACGGCACCGGCGTTCACTCAAGCTTCCACAGGCCGACGCTCCCGCAGCGACCGAAAGGCCCACGCCGAGCGCCAGCGGCCTCTCCGCCTCCGGACGCGGGTCGGCGTTCAGCCCGGACTGCTGCGCTGGCACCGTTTTCTTCCACGAAGCCCGTAAACCAAGCGCCTTAAGCCAGGCACGACTTTGGACACGGCCGGCACCCGACGGCCCCGTCGTCGCTCGTTAACGTTGCCGGCTTCGCCTCGGGAGCGGCGGGATgaagccagaagccaagggcggGCTCGGCCCTGTCCCTGAGGATCTCTCCACTCCGAGTTTCCACGGAGGTTTTTCCAAACACTTTCCGAGAAATACCAGCCGGGAACGACCTGCTCCAAGCGCCGCTGGTAGCTTCGCTTCAGGGTGGACCCAAAAAGCATCCGAGGAGCTCCGGACCACCGCAGCCAACTCCGCGCGCTCTCTTGACGCGCCAGCCCACAGGATCCTAGGCGCCTTCGCGGGACGGGGACGTTTCCGAGGCCTTCGAGGCTACGCGCCCGCAGAGAAACACGTTCCCGCGACCTCCTCCTGCCTTGGCGCAGGCGAACTGCAGCTCTTCTGGAGACGCCACCGCGCAAACCCGCAGGCTTTCGATCCTCGTTCAGGAGCTGAGGCGGGTGGCCGGGACCCTGCAGGACCCCTGTCAGGCCTCTCGCGCGGAGCGAGTCCCCACGGCGGCGCTTCTTCTGCGCCAGGACCTTTGGCGCTGGCTGCCGAAGCTCGAAAGGAAACCGACTGGCCCTCACACCTCTTACCATGGCCCGGGAGGGGTTTATCTGCTCCGCGGGTGGCTCCGGGCGGCTGCCGTCACTCCAGGGCGTCCGTGGCGTGGCGGTGGGTTGTTTTGAGGGAGGGACGGCGTAGAGGAAGAGAGCGGGACGAGGggttttggggaagggggggggggaggggggacaggagGGGGGGGGGCTGTTTGGGGAAGGGCCGTCGCCCCCGCAGGCGACCAGCACCACAGACATCATATGGCAGCAACAGTTTAAAAATGGCACAAAcgaaagattaaaaaataaaaaaataaaaaaaataaaaaaaaataaaaaaataaaaatacagacttcCAGAGACGCTCTAAAACAGTTCAGGAGAAACCGGGTTCCACTCTCAGCagtcggggagggggggaaaaagagttAGCGCGATCAATCcacttaaaaatttttaaaaacctcGCTGTGTCTCACAAAGGGTAAAAACCCAGCTCAGTCAGGAACACTCAGAAAAACTCGATTTCATCCGGTTAAAAATCAGCAGTGTCATTATCATCACCATCAGCAACATATCATCATAGTAAAGTCATCAGCATTATAGTAGTATAATAGTAATAGTAACtagcaacaacaataaaaaggaaatcagtggaaaggcaggaaaaatgaaaaaaattttgagTAACTTACTGTAGCTGAAGATCAAAAAAATCTcgctgtaaaaaaacaaaaataaaaatagcccAGATTAGAAAAACGGGAGGTGCCGAAAGGTCAAGTCAGCAACGATCATTtctgttctctccctctctctcacgcTCTGTTCCAGCCGCGGTTGCCGGAGGACCGCGTGGGGAGAGCTCTCGGTAGGAGACCATCAAAGCCCTTTGCACACCATCACTTCACTCTAAAAATACCCGAGAGAGGTCAGCTCACGAGGGGCCAAAAGGCTCCTCCTCTAACCCAGCTGCtgcaaaaaaaatacaggttGACTTTCAAAattacatcttaaatccagcTCCAGTTTGGCGCAGGGAGCAAGAGGCCACAGGGGGCACCGTTAAAATGGCTCTATAAAAGTGGGAGGTGTgcgtgtgtggggaggggggttAATACGAAGCTGAGCTCCAGTGAGGAGGGATGGGGTTTCGCCTCGCTGCCCTGTGAAAGGAGAAGGGACAGATTGAGTCAGGGTTCCTCAGAAACGCTGCACGCCTCTCCCGCTCCCCCCAAGAGAGATCGGCCGGCCTCCCAACGGCCCCAAGCTCAGAGCTGTCTTGGCTTCCAGCTAACGTGCTTTAAAATCGCCTCCGCTCTAAGCCCTTCTCTGCTTCTCCCGTCTCCAAGGAAGCAGCTCGGGCGTCAGACACCTGTGAGCTTGTGGCAGAGGGCGGGTTCGTACGGGGCGATGCGTCGCGCTCACACGCGTGACCCTGAGGCAAGGAGGAGACGGGAGAACCAAGTGAACGCACGACAGGTCGGATCCTGAAAGAGGATGCGAAGAGGAATCTACAAGCCAGGTCACTGGAGCTCAAGCAACCTTGGGGATCTGAGTCACGACAGAGGCCAGAAGTGAATCCCCCCCTGCTAGATACTGCAGAAGCGGGTTGTTACCAGCAAAACAAcaagagggggaagggggagaatgAAGTTACACTCTCAGAAGGAACCAGAAAAGCTGGCGAGTGAGAATCGTGATGATGATGATGGCAGAGAGGAGCCTTTAGCCTGGAAGAGAAATACAGCACTACGCACAGCCACTGTCGCGTGATCCGGCCGGGAAAGGGGGTACGACAGGCTGCAGCTGCCTCGGGCTGCAGCTCGAGAGACAGGAAGGCGGTAAGAAGTGCAAagaccattttgggggggggggggaaataataATCCAGGCCCGAAAGCGGCCTGGTTTCCACCCAACAGCTTGGGCAGCGGCATCCCTGGTGTTCCCCCGCCGGCTTCGAGGGAACGGGTGCCACGTGGgcgctggccacgccccctgccaGGGCTGACGCCTGCTTGCCAGGCTGGTCACGCCCTCTCGACTGGCCGTGCCCCCATTGCCCCCTCCGGCCTGGGCCCCGCCCTCCaggctggccccgcccccggcctggGCCCTGCTTGTCGCTCTTGCCACGCCCTCTaggctggccccgcccccggccacgCTCCGCCGTTTGGCCACgtccccccccgcagcccggcgtTGGTCTCTTCCTGCAAGGGCTGGTTACGCAGCACggttccgcccccccccccccccccgcgcagaaTGGTATCGCCCATAAGGAGGCGCCGCTCCGTCCCCCCCGCGGCTCTCGCCGTGGTCTCGCCCGGGCCaacggctcccccccccccacggcgctGTAAGACGCTCAGCCTTCACCCCCCCCCAAAGGCAGCCGTTAACCCCCCCGGCACAGCACCGCCATGGCGATCAGGGCAGAGACACGCCGCAGGCCGCCCCAGGAGAGGGGGGACGGACGCGGCTGGCTCCCGCTGCGGTGAGGAAGGGGCGATGTGACGCCGTtaccgagccgccgccgccggcggctccCTTCCTGCGGCCCAGTCCCGGGAGCGAAGAAACGGCGCACTCACCGCTCGGCTCCGCGTCGCTCGCCCGCGCGCTGTCCCCCctctcgccgccgccgcctccccgctcgAGGCTGCTCACAAAATGGCGCCCACGCCGCCCTCTGCGCTGCGCGGCCCGGACGAAAGCGAgcccagccccccgcgccgccgttggacggagggggaggggggagacggCCTCGCGCGCCGCGATTCGCTGAGCAGAGCGTCCGTCCATGGATCAGCCAATGAGAGCGGGCAGAGGGAGGGCCGACGCTGAGCTGCGCGGGAGGGGGAAGAGCGCGTGCGATTGGCTGTCCTGCTTGCCACTCCAAGACACGGGGCGGATTTCTATTCTGAGTGGCGGACGGTGCTGTTCGTTTTCCCTTTTTCGCCTATAAGTGCGGGAGCGGATCCTGAGGGCCCCGCCCCTGGGCGGGGTTGCCACAGACGGGCGGGCGTAGCCCGAGCACTGAGACCGAGCTGCGCCGCGCGTGCGCGGTGCGCTCCCACGCCCCCGCCTTTCGGCGCCGACGGCTTCCTATTGGCCAGGAGAAGGTGACGCAGGCGAGGAGAGGGAAGGGCGGGAGCTTAGGCGTGATCCTCGGCGGCGATTGGCTGAGGTGGCCGCGGCGCCGGCACGGGATTATTCCATTCTCCTGTCAATCTCCCCCTCCATGCTGCACGCTGATAGGCTGGTTTGAAAGCTCGGGAACCGTTACCGGGAGGGTGGGGGTGTGGCCTCCCTGACAGGCGGTGGCTGCGGCGGAGGTGTGAGGGCCgggcggggtggggggatggGGGACGAGGCCGCGGGCGCCCCCAGAGGCAGGAAACGGCgggtttttttggtgggggggggggaagattttgattaaaaaaaaaaaaatcgtttaatgacagcaaaaaaaaaaaaaaagcagggaatgGCCCCAAAAGAGGGGATGTATtggaggcccccccccccccccccaatcacagGACCTGGTCCCTCGGCGCCAGCCCTGATCCCGGGGCTTTCTCCCTCCCAGATGCTCTTCCAGAGGTGGAGACAGCAGGAAGGGGTGGGGGCATCACACCGTGGTGCACGCTGGCGTGGGGCCTGGgtgcgcccccccccgccgctggaGCACTGCCCCAGCATGGCAGACGCTTGGCCAGCGCTGCCCGCACATCCTTGAGGAGCAGGATGTAGAGGAAGGGGTCGGCCACGGCGCCGAGGGTGGTGAGGCACAGCGCCAGGCGGTCGTAGAGGAAGAGGCGCGCCTCGAAGGGGCAGCtgttctccagcagcagctgcgccATGAACTTGGAGTAGGAGGTGGCCTGGTAAGGGACCTGGAGCAGGTAGAAGGCGGCGATCATGCAAGCGATGAACCGGGTGATCTTCCTCTTGGCTTTCCCGTCCAGGGTGGTCACTTCCTTGAGGGTCCCCAGGCCGCGGAGGTAGAAGAAGGTCATGAAGAAGCAGGGCAGGAAGAAGGAGAGGACCATGGCAGCCATCCTGAACAAGGCATAGCCCTTTTCCCTCGGGCACAGCTGCTCGTAGCAGAGGTGGGGTCTCACCCTCTCCACTGGCTGGAGGATGCCGCCCACAAGGCAGAGGGTGACCACCAGCGCCCAGGAGGCCGCGCTCaccccggccgcgctgcgcgcCGTCTGCAGCCTGCGGAAGCGCAGCGGGTGGGCCAGCCCCAGGTAGCGCTCCACGGCGATGAGGCAGAGGAAGCCGTTCTTGGCGTAGAGGGCTGTGAGGAAGGCCAGGCCCACCCCTCTGCAGGCggcgctgccccagggccaagCGTGGTCCTGGCGGCTGTAGTGGATCCAGAAGGGCAGCGTCAGAAGCTGCAGCAGGTTGGCCGCCACCACGTTCAGCATGTAGGTGAAGAGCACCGACGTGCTGGTCTGGGACAGCAGGGCCCAGAGGGCCAGGCCGTTCAGGGGCAGCCCGGCCACCAGCACGAGGCTGTAGATGGGGACGAGAAAATACTTCGTGGCATTAAAGGGCACGTGCCACTGCGAGGAGTTGTCCATGCCAGCTCCTTGCATGGCCCCGAAGGAGTAAGCCGCGCTCCTGGGGGCTCGCCAGCAGacctctgcctgctcctcctgcacGAGAGAGGACAAAATGCGGCTCCAGCAGCGTCCCCGGCGCCTGCGCACAGGGTAACGTACCCCTCGTCCCCGCTCCCCTCCAGGAGCGGCCTCTTGCTCCTGTTTTCTTCAGAGCAGAGACGTTTGTCCCCAAAGCTGCAGTCAAAAAAAGCCGCGGTGACCCACACAGGACGTGCGCTTGCAGCAGACACCTCAAAACCCCACGGCACGAAGCGCCGCTCGCTGCGTGGGCTGGTGGGAACCGGGCTTCACCGTGGCTTGTGGGCTCGAACAGAGACGAGTGCTCAGAAATGCCACGCAATGAGGTGAGTCCGGGACGTAGGGGAAAGGCGCATCACCCTGCCGGGGTGAGCACTAAGCTAAGGTATAGCGCAGCTCAGTGCTTGGGCGGGGGGGAAATGCCGAATTTCACTCCATCTTTCAGCGCAGAAATGAACGtacagctgctctgcaccccagctGCATTAACTATTAGTCTCTTGGTCTGTCGGCACCACATCAAAGTTTGCCGTGACTCATTCAGGCAGCACATTATTGAAGTCTCGGCAGCCTGCTTGTTTTGTTACTAGCATGAGCCACAAAACGACCGAGCTTTTGGGAAGGACTGGCCTGTTCTGCATGTCATTTAGTCTGCCACTGGAGCAGCACCACCACGCCATGCTCATTaccattttttcctaatttttgttCCGGTCCTCCTTCCCCAATTCATGCTTCCCCGGCTCGAAGTGCAAGCGGGAGTAACGTGCATGCCTCTAGCGCCTGCCCCAAAATCTGTCCGCACCTCGCTGTGCCGGGGAGGACAGACCGCCCCAGCTCCAAGATGCAAACTGCCGTGCTGCCTGCTTTCCCTGGCAGCCCATGGGGGCGCGAAGGGGGAAAACCTGCCCAATTTTGGGACGGAGAAATTCCCTGCGCTTCGGGACAGGGCAGCTGCAGCACCCGTTTATCCCAAGTGACGCCACAGCTGCGCCATTAGAGCGGTGAGACCCTCACCTGGAAAATCACGCTCCTGCTCCAGAGTTCGCTGGCATTTTGGTCCCAAAGCCGAACTCCGGGCAGGGTTTAACAGGCGTCCAGAGCTACCTGGAGGATCCCCAGTGCAGGCTGGCAGCGTGGCGAGGCGCGCGCTGTCCTCGATAATGCCGCCGGCTTGCTCGCCTTCTGCCGTGCTGAAACCACGCTCGCCACAGCCCCCATCGTGCCGGCTCACGTACGTGCAGCGACCGAGCTTCCACTGAGGTGTCTTCCTGCCCCATTGGGGCGTTTTGCGCCCCAAAATCACGCCGAGGTTCAGCAGGGGGCCAGGGTGCCGCTGCAGGGAAGTGGGCACGGAAAGGGGCGTAAATGCCTGACGGTGGCCGGATTATGCGGATTAGGGGGGATATTCCCTCCTCTCCGGGCAGGA
Encoded proteins:
- the LOC112995898 gene encoding G-protein coupled receptor 4-like; amino-acid sequence: MQGAGMDNSSQWHVPFNATKYFLVPIYSLVLVAGLPLNGLALWALLSQTSTSVLFTYMLNVVAANLLQLLTLPFWIHYSRQDHAWPWGSAACRGVGLAFLTALYAKNGFLCLIAVERYLGLAHPLRFRRLQTARSAAGVSAASWALVVTLCLVGGILQPVERVRPHLCYEQLCPREKGYALFRMAAMVLSFFLPCFFMTFFYLRGLGTLKEVTTLDGKAKRKITRFIACMIAAFYLLQVPYQATSYSKFMAQLLLENSCPFEARLFLYDRLALCLTTLGAVADPFLYILLLKDVRAALAKRLPCWGSAPAAGGGAPRPHASVHHGVMPPPLPAVSTSGRASGREKAPGSGLAPRDQVL